From Clostridia bacterium:
AATCCTCGATGGATTCCGCTCCATTCAACATCTGTTCAAACCGGAGATTCTTCGCTTCGCTCAGAATGACAAAAATGCGAACGTAGTGAGCGCTCGTGAAAAGTATTTCCAAGAAAACTTTTCACGAAAAAGGAACAACAGACCGAAAAAAGAGCCGTACAAGAAGTACGGCGAATAAAAAGGTCTTGTTGTGACGATGCGGTAGAACGACTTTTTCGACAGTCTGAAAGGGCTATGCAATGCATAGCCCTTTGTCTTATTTCTTATTACTGCCCTGATTGAGTGCCGCAGTGCGATAGTTACCTTCCTTTTTGGTACATTCAATGTCCCACAATTCTTTCATGTGGTCATACACGGCATCATCAATCTCGGGTGTGCCGGATTTGCAGGTGGGAAGAAGCATAGCACCTGCCACCTTTTCGTCGGTACAAGCGGTGTCGTGTCTCCAAGCATCCCTTTCTTCCTTATTTCGAAGGTTCGGGATGTCTTTGGCTTTACTGCCATCTAAAATAGAGCGATATGCAAACATACCGGGCAGGAACATATCCATAGCTTCGTACACATCAATGATATCAGCCTCTTCGTTCCCTAAGATTTTTTCCACAAAGTTATACATAGAAAGATAATCAGAGCCGCCGTGACCAAAACCTTCCACCTTATCTTTGTCTGCGTGTAACGGTTTCAAATGTTCTGTTTTAACGGCATATTTGCCCGAAAATTCATCAATTTCGGTGGTCAGATTTCCTACATAACCGCCGTTTATGTCTTTTACCGCTTCTCTCCCGCTTTCCATATGTCCTTTTCCGCCATAAATGCTGAACCATACATTATTGGTATAAAGACCGCCGTGAATACTCTTTACAATAGCACCGTTTTCCAATGTTACCATTTCAATACCAAAGGTAGACGATTTAGATCCCATTCGGTGGTGCCGCTCGTTCATACCGCTCTCGATACCGATAACCGAAACCGGTCTTAAGCCTGTAATGTGAATAATCGGGCCTAAAGAATGGGTACAGTAGAATGTGGAATACATCTTGTTTCTCCAATGGTCCTTTTCACCGTAGGTGATGCTGGGCCAGATGGATTCACAGTTGTGGATATATTCCCCTTCGGCGTATTCAATCTCGCCGATTTCTCCTGCCTGATATTTAAGCTTCATTTCATAAGGAGCAGGCATATAGCAGTAGTTTTCACCGTACGCATAAATCATACCCGTTTCTTCTACCGCTTCTACAAGCTCTACCGCTTCTTTCATGGTCTGTACGGGCAAAACCTCGGAAAATACGTGCTTACCCTCTTTCATGGCACGGATAGCAAAGGGTGCATGCTCGTTGGCAAAGTTTGCCAGCACCACCGCATCCATATCATGCTTGATAAAATCCTCAAAATTATCATAAAAGGTGATGTCAAAATCTTTTGCTGCCTCTCTCTGAACTTCCAAAACCTCGGGATTGTTGTCGCAAATAGCAACCACCTCTGCATTGTCTGCGCGCTTACAATAGTTTATCATGCTTGCGCCCCGGTAACCGCCCAGGACACCAATTCTTGCTTTTTTCATGACAAATTCCTCCTTTTGCTTTTAGTGTAGCATAACGAATCATGGCTTTCAATAGATTTTTTCCTTGTATTTGCGGAAAAAAGTCATTTTTTACTTGATTTTCGGAAAAACTTATGCTATACTCCCCTTGAAAGGCAGGTTTTAAGTATGCTGGAAAATATTTGTCATTTTATTCCTCCGCAAAGAGATGTGCATTACATACAACCCGTAAACTTTGTGCTTGAAACAAAACCACAGCCTATAAAGCCGTTAAAGGCAGAGGCTCTTTATAAAATGCACATTGTGCGTTCGGGCACAGGCAAGCTTCACACCCTGGGCAATGTCTGCCCATTAAAAAAAGGCGATGTATTTTTTACATTTCCCGCTTTTCCTTTTTGCATTGAATCGGAAGAGAATTTCAGTTATATGTATATCAGCTTTTTAGGCACAAAGGGCAATCAGATTATGGATATGCTCCGCATTTCGAGCCAGAGTTTTGTTTATTCGGGTGAAGAGGATGTGCTTCCCCTATGGAACGCAGGTCTTTCTGTTCACCCTAAAATGCATACATTCATGTGTGAAAGTCTTTTACTTTACACTTTTTCGCATCTTGCAGGCAAAATTTTAAGCTTTGACAAATCCGTTTCAGGGATTAACCGAACGGCAGAGCTGATTAAAAAATATGTGGATGAAAATTTTCTGGATACGGATTTCTCGCTGGAACAGATTTCCTTAAATCTCTCATACAACAAAAAATACATTTCGGGCGTGTTTAAAAAGGCGTTCGGCGTCGGCATTGCGGAATATGTGAACACGGTACGCATTCAGCATGCCTTAAATTTAATAGAACAGGGCTTTAAAAGCATAAACGATATTGCCTTTTGCTGTGGCTACAAAGACCCCCAGTATTTTTCCAAAGTGTTCAAGCAAAAGCTTAAAATCACACCCGGTGCGTATATTAAACAGAAAAAATAAAAACTTAAAACATTGCAAAAGTTGTTTTTTCACAGTTTAAAACGCAGGTTTGATAGGCAAGATACAATCATTTTCCTCATCTTTTTTAGTGTTTTCTATATTGTTTTTCGTTGTTTGTAACAGTATAATATAAAAAAGGAGTGTTGAACATGGCAAAACTAATCCATATTACAGATTTATATCATCCGCACGCAGACCCGGATGACCATTATGATCTGGCACAGGTTTACGCGCTGTCAGCCCTTGGCTCTGTTGAGCTTGAGCAAGTAATCATTGATTATACCGCTGACGGCAGATGGGGTGACCCTGCCCTTTATTCTGTGTATCAGTTGAACCGCATTTTCGGCAAGAATGTTCATGTTACCTTAGGTGCCGACACAGGTATTTATCGGGGCAAGAAGGAATTATGGCGTGATGCACCGCAAAACAAAGCCTATGCAGCGGACAAAATACTGGAAATTTTATCCCGTTCAACCGAAAAGGTGTATATCACCATTGTGGGCGGATGTCTGGATACAGCCATGGCATTGGAGCGTGGCAGAGAAATTTTCGCACAAAAATGTGCCGGTATTTTCTTAAACGCAGGCAGTTGTGAAGATACCCTTGCCTATCAGGAATACAACGTAACTTTAGGCAGAGTGGAATACCG
This genomic window contains:
- a CDS encoding helix-turn-helix transcriptional regulator — translated: MLENICHFIPPQRDVHYIQPVNFVLETKPQPIKPLKAEALYKMHIVRSGTGKLHTLGNVCPLKKGDVFFTFPAFPFCIESEENFSYMYISFLGTKGNQIMDMLRISSQSFVYSGEEDVLPLWNAGLSVHPKMHTFMCESLLLYTFSHLAGKILSFDKSVSGINRTAELIKKYVDENFLDTDFSLEQISLNLSYNKKYISGVFKKAFGVGIAEYVNTVRIQHALNLIEQGFKSINDIAFCCGYKDPQYFSKVFKQKLKITPGAYIKQKK
- a CDS encoding Gfo/Idh/MocA family oxidoreductase; this translates as MKKARIGVLGGYRGASMINYCKRADNAEVVAICDNNPEVLEVQREAAKDFDITFYDNFEDFIKHDMDAVVLANFANEHAPFAIRAMKEGKHVFSEVLPVQTMKEAVELVEAVEETGMIYAYGENYCYMPAPYEMKLKYQAGEIGEIEYAEGEYIHNCESIWPSITYGEKDHWRNKMYSTFYCTHSLGPIIHITGLRPVSVIGIESGMNERHHRMGSKSSTFGIEMVTLENGAIVKSIHGGLYTNNVWFSIYGGKGHMESGREAVKDINGGYVGNLTTEIDEFSGKYAVKTEHLKPLHADKDKVEGFGHGGSDYLSMYNFVEKILGNEEADIIDVYEAMDMFLPGMFAYRSILDGSKAKDIPNLRNKEERDAWRHDTACTDEKVAGAMLLPTCKSGTPEIDDAVYDHMKELWDIECTKKEGNYRTAALNQGSNKK